The window GGGAGAAATATAGTCTCGCCAATATGGAGAGAAAACGGGCCCGGCTTATCAGCGATTTGAATGCCTTGGGGGAGCGATATAAACAGGTCAAGATAATCGTCTCAAGTAACGGTATCTATGATTTTATGTTTGCCTTGCGTGGACTTGATCAGAGCCTGCTTGAAAAGTCTGTACTTTTTTGGGTTGCTGTTGCCCCGGACAGCTTCGATCCTACCCCTTGGGAGAAGTTTTTCTATCGGCTCAACGGATTCCAGGAGGATGGGCATAAGTGGTTTGCCGTACCCAATAGTAATATGTTGAAGATATTCAATCCTGAGGTGTCGGTATGGCACCAGTGGAAGGGGAGGGGAATCACCAAGAAGTGGACCAAAACCGATATTGAGATGCGTTTTCGCTGCTTTGGCATGTTGTGGATGTATGTTTCCATCAGCAGGTTTAATGAGATCCTCGCATATGTGCGCAAGGATGCCACCTTTCCGATAACAATCCCATCCTATATTCTCGCTGCGACGGCGGATGGGTATTGGCAGGGAAAACCGCAGTCAGAGATTACCAAGTTGATAGATCGTTATTTTGTCGACAAGGAAGTGCTGTATCGGAAGGCGTCCCATCTTTGGGTGCTTACGCCTGATAATCTCGATGATCTTTTGGGGTTGGATAGGTAATGTTACGTCTCGACTGATTGATCAGCTACTCGCCTCCGACCATTGAAAGATCACAAACCTCCAGCATGTATCGCCCATAGGAAAGCAGGCTTGCCACGAACAGATCATAGGAGCCGCTGTCCATAAAACTCACCGTCACATCCGCATCAAGACCGGTCAGCACCATATCGCCCCCTGCCGCAGGAACGATCACCTCCGGGCCGAGCGATCCTTTCAGGGGGCCAACCGCAAGGGTGATCTGATCATCTGCCCTGTAAATCGCCTCAAACCTGCACATCACCTGCTCCCCGGTATAGCTGCTCACCTTCAGCGGCCCATCCGTATCATCTCCAACAACAAATAACTTGGGCTGTGCCGCCGTGACCACGTTGGTGGACCGCAGGTGGTTGGCATATTCACCTGTGCGCAGTTGTCCATTCTTGCTGTATCGCGACCGCACCGCAATGGTCTTCTCAACATTCGGGGGAGTTGCCTGTACTGCGCCGAAATCAGGGGTAATGATGATTTTTGAGGGATTGTTGAGGCTGATCTTCTCCTGCTGCACGATGTGGCCGTCAGCATCGGTCAGGAACACGCCCTGCGTCGGGTCTGCTTCGTCAAAGCCGATATTGGAGCCGTCCAGACAGAACCCGTAGTCCGCGCGAATCCAGTTCTGAAGCTTAGTATTTGTGTCATACGCCCCGCCGATATCAGGAGACTTTTTTGAATACGGAAGCCGCTCGTATTTCGCCTGCTGTGCTACGTCCTGCTTCAGTACCACGGAAGGCCTGGCTTTAACGTCAACACAGTCGGGCGGCAGGTCGTCAGTGGGCAGATCCAGGCGAGCAGGCAGGGTGGTGACAAAAGAGACAAACCCGGACAGATTGATGGTGTTGCCGTCAGCAAGCTGGCGGATCACCTCCTCCCTGAATGCCTCAAGAACCGCTTTGGCAGTATCTATCGGGATGGTCGGGTTATGCAGATGGATTTGCTTTGCCAGAGCATCATAGTCCAGGGTTTTGCGGGCAATCGGTCGTGCAGTGGATGACGGAGGATTTGTCAGGTAGTTTTGGATGATCTTGTATTGAATCGGCATAACGTGCTCCTTGTGTTGAAGGGATATATTTTATACCGGCTTATCGGTACGGCCTGTTTTCAAAGTAAAACTTCCGAACAGAGAGCGCAACAAGTAATATCGGATTATCCTGACCAGTATGTCCGGTTGATCAAATGCATGGTCGCGTGTCTCTCCTGAGCATGGTCATCGTTTGGTTCCGAGCATGGTCATCGTCCGACCCTCAGCATGCTCACCGTTTGATTCCGAGCATGGTCATCGTTAGACTCCGAGCATGCTCGGAGATGTTACGAATGCAGGGGTTCGTGTGCAGTGGGACTGGTGGGGTGGGGAAAAGAATAAAGCAGAGCATGCTATCAATATAGATACTTTTTAAAAAGTCAAAGTTCTATGCTTGCTTATTTAGGTTAAAATGTTTAAATTATTAATTCTATAACTATTTTATATATTGGCACAGAGAAGGATGAGGATATTTTATGGGATTATATGAGATTTTAAGTTTGTTAGTATCTGCTTTAACGCCACTCATTGTCTTAGCCCTTGGGTTACTGATCAATAAAAATCTGGAAAAGAGTAAATTAGCCTATCTACAAGATAAAGAATGGCAGGTACGCTGGGCTGAAACTTTTTTAACTAGAGCTATAAAGTTTGAGGAAAATATTTCTGTTATTGTTACTTCTCTATCTCGATTACAGCATATGCCGCAAGAGCAGGATAAAAAAGGTAAAAGTGAAGAGGAAATAGTTAGATCTATTGATCAGGGGATTAATAATCTTCTGTACTTAGAGTGGGATATTCAAAATTTTGCGCAGTTTGCGGACGATGGTAAGGAGGTGATAGATAAAGGCAAGGAGCTTACAAAAAAAATCAATACTATGTTACGAGAGAAAAAAGGAAATTTTGAAGATATTAGGAAGATACAGTTTGAATACAATAAAGCTGTAAGAAGAGCTCATAGTCAGATGTTAAAGGCGAAGGAATAAGCCTTATAGGAAGCATATCATGCACTATTTTGGTGCCAGGGGATCCCCTGCTTGGCGGCTTACCGTTTGGCGGAATGGCTATCCTGAGTCTATATTACCGGATCATCATGAAATCACAATAAATCGGAAAGCAGATGAAGTTTGAGTGGGATAAGAATAAAGAGAAAGTTAATATCCAAAAACAGTATCCAAAGTAAAGATAGAGACTTCTCTTTAAGTAAAACTATCAATTCACTCATCAGGAAGGATATTGAAATCTCAAAAGAGTTGACATAGTAGCTTTGCAGGGCTGCATTCACGGGGCTATTATCGGTTGTCCCTACGGGACACGGAAGGAAAAGCGTCCCTTGGGCGTCAGCATATTTATTTCGTGGAAGATATATCTGCTACAGGATACCGGGGGTGGGATGGCCGGAGGCACCCGGACCAGTGAAAGAAAGAAGAAAAAGAAGCCGGAGGAGCATGATGTCTGACTCCTCCTCCGGCCCGCTGCTTAACTCCCCCGAATCAACTCCAACAACTCATCCGCACTGATGCGTGCCCCTGCATCGGTGCCTTCCAGCAGGGAGTTGGCCAGGTTCCGTTTTTCATGATGGAGCTGGACGATCTTCTCCTCAATGGTATCCGTTGTCACCAGACGATACACCGTCACTGGCCGTTTCTGCCCGATACGATGGGCGCGGTCCGCAGCCTGATCTTCCACCGCCGGATTCCACCAGGGGTCCATATGGATAACATAGTCGGCAGCCGTCAGGTTCAGTCCCAAGCCACCAGCCTTGAGGCTGATCAGGAAGAGATCCCCTTCGCCAGCCTGAAAGGCATCCACGCGCTTGATGCGTTCCTTTGCCGGGGTGGTTCCGTCCAGGTACTGGTAGGAGATACCCTCCTTATCAAGATGTTCCCGAATCAGGGCAAGATGGCCGGTAAACTGGCTGAAGACCAAGGCCTTATGGCGTGACTCCAGGAGCTCCTCCACCACCTCGGCAAAGACCTGAAGCTTGCTGGAGGAAATCTTGCTGTTCTCGTCAATGAGCTTGGGATTACAGCAGGCCCGGCGCAGGCGCATGATCTCAGCAAGGATCTGGAGATGGCGCCCACTCTTCTGGCCATTGCTTTCGATATTCTCGATGGCCTGTTGCCGAATGGCCTCGTAGAACTGCATCTCGGATTTCTTCATCTCCACCCGCAGGGTGATCTCTGTTCGAGGCGGCAGCTCATCCAGGACCTCGGATTTAATGCGACGGAGCATAAAGGGCCGGATCAGCTTTTTCAGCTGGCGGCGGGCCGCCTGGTCCTGGTGCTTTTCAATAGGGATACCAAAGCGGCTATTGAATTGCTTATAGGTACCGAGCAGGCCACGGTTGATAAAGTTAAAGAGGTTCCATAACTCTCCCAGGTGGTTCTCGATAGGGGTACCGGTGGTGATCAGCCGGAACTTGGCCCTCAGGCGCATGGAGGCCTTAGAACGCTTGGTTGCTGCATTCTTGATGGACTGGGCCTCATCCAGAACCACGGTTTGCCAGGAAATTGTTTCCAGGAGATCCACCTCCTGCTGGAGCAGGGTATAACTGGTGATGAGGATATCCCGTTTTCCCAGGTTCTGGACAATGGCTTTACGGTCGTCCATCCCGGAAAGGGTTTTCAGGGTCAGGGTTGGGGCAAAGCGAGCCACTTCCTGCTCCCAGTTGAGACAAACCGAGGTAGGGGCGATAACTAGGCTGGGACCATTTTCCGCCCGATCCAGAATGACCGCGATGGACTGTAAGGTCTTACCAAGGCCCATATCGTCTGCAAGGCAACCACCGACTCCCAGGTGAGCCAGGCGGGCCATCCAGATATACCCCTCGGCCTGGTAATCGCGCAACTCTGCCTGTAAGGTGGAGGGAACCTCTGGAACGAAGTTTTGCACATAGTTTATGCGTTTCAGCTGCTCTCGCCAGCCCTCATCAGCCTCGGTGTTGGCCTGTTGGGTCAAATCTTCCAGAGCCAGGGCCGCCAAGGGATGGACCTGTATCTCATCATCTCCGGTATCCTTAGTCCCTTTGGCATCCCCGAACTGGATCAGGTCTTCCAGGCGATCCCGGAATTCCTGGGTCAGCGCAAGGAACTGTCCTTTGCCCAGGGGAATAAAGCGGCTATGGGATTCACGGATTTTATCCAGCAGGGATTTCAGGTCGATAACCTCATCCTGATCCACCTTGACATGGCCGGACAGGGCAAACCAGTTCTGTTGCGAGGTGCGGATATTGAGGTTGAGTTGATTCACTCCAGCTCGTCTGCGCACAGCCAGTTTTTCTCCCTCTGGCCACTCCAGCACCACCCGATCCCGAATTTCCTCCAGCTCCAACAGGGCCTGGAGGCATTCTTCAGGGTCCAGCATATGCCATTCCCGGTCGTTTTCCTGCTCCAGGTCTACTGCCAGGTCAAGGATCGGACAGCTCTCTTCCACCTCGCGAGCCTTTTCCTCTTCAAGAAGCAGGTTTCTTCGGGTCTGCATCCTCCGGCTATTAACTTCAGCCATGAGGTTGGCAACCCCGGCTCCGGGCTTCAGGTAGGGACCGCGTCGGGAGAAGGGTTGAACAAACATCTCCAGGCGGAAACCGCTTCCGTACGGAATAATGTGGAGATGAATAGTAGAGTCGGCCTCGACAACCTGTACGCCTTGCTTGGCTGTCCCCACATTGATGGAGGAGTGGACTGTCATAAATGAGGCAACATTTCCTATGACATCAAGCATCTGAGCGCTTGCTGAAATCGGGATACCCTCACTTTGCATTTCATCGCGATTAATTATTTCAGCAACCCTTCGGTGTTCATCGCTTATCTCCATAATGCGAAAGCGGGTAGGAGTTTCAGGCCAGACAGCCACCTTTCCTTCGCCGATATCCTGGAGAAAATGAATAAAAAGATGCTCGTCTTTCTCTTCAACCATCAGTTCTGGCTCACCTGCCACAATTTCCACAGGGATGCTTCCTGACTTTTCAAGAAAAACATACGGGTGACCAATCAAGGCAGGCAATGCTTCGTCCATTTCAAACTCACACCCACCATTGCGGGAGTTAACATCACCGACCTGGCGTAAGGCAGCGCAAATTTTCGTGTCCTGCTCGGTGAGAAAGTCAAAATCCTCTGGTTGCATGAGTCGATTAAGGCCTATTCCCCGGCCTTTGCTCCATTTTCCTGCCCCCTTTCGCCTTTGCTCCTTGGCTGATAGCTGTAGATTCTCGCCGTCAAAATGGACCAGCCAGACCAAACGACTGGTTTTTTCCGGCTTCTGGGAGCGGCTGGTCACCGTGATAAGATCTTGAAGGCTCTGCTTCCAGGAGGTGGTATCTGTGGAGACAATATGGACGATAGAGGTGCAGCTGTGCTTCTTACGCAGTTTTTTTGTAGCCTCAGCAAGATCTTGTTGGCTGGAATCTAAGGTACTCAGCAGCTCGGCACTCTCCATAGCCAACCAGAAAAAGCTGTTTTCTTGGGCCTGTTGGTAGAGCGAGAGGAGTTCGGTGCGAAATTCTTCAGGTATTTCCACGCCCATCCAGTACAGGGCAAGAACGGCTATCAGAGAGCTGATCCCGCGTTCATCAGCCTTGAGTTGGTCTGTCAGTACCCGCATGTCTGGCAGGGTGCCATCGACACTGCGCACATAGGCATCAAGAAAGCGGAAGGGGACTTCTTCCGAGCAGCCCTTGCAGCGTTCCAGAACCAAGGCAACAGAACGCCGGATGAGAATGCGGTCTTTTTCCGTGTTGCGGATCAAGAGAGAAAAAATGCAAAAGAGGCCTGTTATGTTGAAGAAAAAGGTTCCTTCCGGTCCAGCGTATTTATTCAGTTGGACAAGGTCCTGCTCAAAGAGTTCCAGGGCCTTGTTGACCTCTCCCTGTAAAAAGGCAAGGGTGCCAGCAAAACCGGAGCCCTGAAAGGCATCGGCACGGTCTTGGAGCAGCGTCTCAAGCTTACTGAAATTTCCCTGCAAGAGATAATACCCTGCCAGCATGCGGTGGAAAGGCACCCGTTCATCCTCGGACAGGGTCATGCCCTCCTCATCTTCAAGATAGGCAATGACAGCGGGAAAATGGCTGGCAGTATCCATCGCGTACTTAATAATAGTGTTCAGCAGGAAGAACTGCTGAAAACCGGGCAAACCGCCGAACCATTCTGCGTCAAAATGCCGGGCAATGACGCGGACTGACGGGGGCTCAGGGCCGATATGCTCCCGGCCATGCTGTTCCAGAAAGGTGACAGCCTCGTCAACTTTGTCGAAATCCTCAGAGTACAGACCAATACGGAATTGACGCAAAGCCCGTTGGCAACGGGTGGCCCATTTCCCGTATAAGTAGGAAACTGGCGCATTTTTTTCAATCAATGCGGCCAGGTCTGCAAAACGTCCCTCTGTGACAGCCTGACGGGTGAGTTGTTCCGCCAAGTGGGGTGGACATTGATTGAGTTCATTGAGGTATCCCTGCTTACGAAGCCCGTTGATGGTCGACTCCAGCTCATTACTGGTTAAGCGATGAACCTCTGGTATAGAAATATCTGTTTCCGCTAAGCAATTGCCGAGAAAGGTCGTTGATACTGGTTCATAAACAATTGAAATAAATTGAAGGATAAACTGCTCAAACAGGGGGAGTGTCTGGACAGGAGGCAGTTGCTCTTTTGTTGAATTTGGCACGGACATGTCTTTCTTTGCAGGAAGAGAGGTAACTTGTTGTCTTTGCGTTTAATGAGAAAAATATTAAACACCCCAAAAAATAACAGACGGAGTTTTCGGCCCCGTCTGTCTCTCCATCATAGCTCTGGAGTTGAAGAACTATTTGAGTAAGGCCTCATTGGTGGTTATGGTGGAGCGAGACTGAAGGCCAGCAACCCATGAGGCGACAAGTTCCCTTCGCGCTGATGCCAGGAGTTTCTCTCTCGCCTCATCTCGTTTGCTGACATCCTCCTTTTCCGCCCCGGCTCTCCGCTCGGCGATTTCAAAGAGATAATAGGATGCCCCAACCTGAACAGGTTCCTGTACCAAATTTTGTTTCCAGGGCATCTTAAAGCTTTCCTGAATAAGCTGGTTCGGTGGAAGGTCTTCCCCGCTTGCCGAACGCTGGATGAAATCACTGACCTTTACTTCCGGCTTTGTCTCCTCAAGTTCCTGAACAGCCTGTTGAAGACCGCCCAGCTCCTTGCTTGCTGCCAGGAGGTCATTTGCAGCTTGCTCTGTCAATTCCTTAGATTTTTCATCGGTATAATCGGCAACAACCTTCTCTCGAACTGCATCAAGCTCTGGGATTTCAGGTTGCTTGATATCGTCAACAAAGAGGATAGCGTATCCGCCATTGATTTCCACTATAGAGGAAAGCTCACCCTGCTTCAGGCTGAAGGCAACATCAAGGAATTTCGGATCGTTAATCATGTCTTCCGGGAGTTTGTTCCGGGAAAAATAATCAGAGGTCTGAATATTTTCCTCACCCTCTGTGCTGTATTTTTCCAGGCTGCCGGAGCGCATAATTCCTTCGTAGGCCTTGGTGACTCGTTGGAAGGTAAGTTTTTTCGCGTCTTGTTTTTTCAGGGTGACGGCCAGATTATCCCTGACCTGTTCATAGGTGCGGACAGATGCGGGGCGAATCTCTTCCAGCTTAATGATATGATAACCGAACTGGGTTTCTACGATCTCGCTGATTTCACCGGGCTGAAGAGAGAAAACAGCCTGATCAAAGGGCGGAACCATGCGACCGTTAGAGAAGAAACCCAAGTCTCCACCTTTTTCTTTTGTGGGGCCTTCTGAGTATTCCTTGGCCAGTTCGCTGAAGTCGCTCCCTTCCTCGTGGGCAAGCTGAAGGACCTCTTCGGCCTGTTTCTTTTTCTCAGTCCGGACAGCCTCACTGTCGCCTTCGTTGGTTTTGAAAAGAATATGGCGGGCATGGCGTTGCTCCGGCTGTTTATAGCTCTCTTTTCTTTCCTTATACAGAGCCTGGATTTCTTCCTCGCTTGGCTTAACCTGCTCCATATCATCGCTTGTCTTGAAGGACAGGTATTTCAGGCGGATTTTCGGCTCGGAACGGTAGTTTTCTTTCTTGCTTGCAAACCAGGTTGCCAACTCCTCGTCTTGTATCTCCACTTTATCTTTAAAATCTGCTGCCTTCAGCTGCACATAGGCAAGTTTGACCTCTTCTTCGTTATAGGCGAGCCAGCGGTCTACTTCATTATCAGGTATTAAGGCAAAGTCTGCCAGATCATTGGTTATGCGTTGTGATCTGAGGTCAGATTTAATGCTTTCTTCAAAGACAGCGGGTGTCATGCGGTTTCTTGCCAGCAGGTCTTTATATCGTTGCTGATTGAAATGGCCATCTTCCTGGAAGACTTCCATATCTTTTATTTGTTCCTGTACCATCAGATCACTGACTCTAATGCCTATTTCTTCGCCACCCTGACGCATGAGCTCTGATTGAATCAGTTGGTTGAGGACCTGATGCTGAAGACCAAGTTGTTCCAGCAGGGCAGGGGGGATCTTGCCGCCGAATTGCTGGCGGAAATTGTCAGTAGCCCGGTTATAGGCCTGGGCGTAGTCCTGATGTGGGATATCCACCTTGTTGACGGTGGCGACGGCAGTCTGACGGTTATTCTGGTTGCCGCCGAACCCCCAAAAAATAAAAACGATGACGATCACAAGCACCAAAATCTGAATCAGGGGGGATTGAGCCTGTTTGCGCAGAATATTCAGCATGATATGTTATTCTCCAAAGAACGTTATTCAAAGAAAACGAATTGTATGTATTCAACTCTGAGGCGATAAACATAGCAGGTTATCGAGGAAAAAGCCAATTATTGTGTAACCTGTCTTAGAAAGTGGCTGGAAAGGAAAGAATAAGTGAAAAAACGAACAAGATCTCTTGACAAAGAATCTATCCTATAGTAAGTCTTTCCATCATCATAAATAGGATATAGAACAGTGGATAATCTTTTATTCATTTCATATTATTTTTACCCAAGGGAGAAATACAATGGCAACTATTGAGCACAATGGTACCAGCTACGAGGTTGATGAAGACGGCTTCCTGTTAGACGGATCCACCACCTGGGATGAAAACTGGGTTGATTACGTAAAAGGTGTAGAAGGTATCAATGAGATGACCGATGAGCATCAGAAGGTTATCGATTCTTTGCAGGAGTACTACAAAAAGAATGGTATTGCTCCCATGGTACGTATCCTTTCCAAGACCACTGGTTTCCCCTTGAAGAGAATCTACGAGCTGTTCCCCTCAGGACCTGGTAAAGGTGCCTGTAAGATGGCTGGTCTGCCCAAACCTACAGGTTGTGTATAAGCTGTAGAACTGGACAGGACGCAAGTTCTGAAAGGGTCACCCATTCGGGTGGCCCTTTTTTATTTTGAAATTTTCTCCCGCGCAAGGTATCGCCTTTCCTTCACTTGTATCACGAGTCGATCACTGTTTCCTTCCTCTGCTTTTCTGATCAAAGTTTCCAAGCTTCCGGTAGATATCTTTTGATATCTTTTTCTTCTCCTTGCTTTCCCGGACCTGTCAAAAGAAGATTTTTTTGATTTCTTATGGTTGGTAATGAATGAGAGATTTTATTGCGGCCCAAGGGAATATGTAGATCCTGAGAATATGACTTATTGTTATATTGTTGTTTCTTCGTATTAGTTGTTGACATTGCGGTTGTGATGCTTTCTCATGAGAGATGAAAATTAGATCATCTTGACTGCGAACGGGCCGCTGACCCTGGTCGGTTTTGCCGGTTCTGCTTTGAGTAGCCTGGACCTGACCGTGAATGACTTTGACGAGCTGCGGGATATGATCCGTAATGACTACTCCGGCAGGTTGGTGGATGTGTTGTATGTGGAATCAGGGACCTGATTGCCTGAATGGTGTTTGGTTAAGGTCAGTAGGGATCTTGTTATGAAGGTCAGTACTGACCTTGACCTGAAGGTAAGCGGGGATTTTTACCCCAAGGTAGGTAGGGATCTTTACCATAAGGTCAGTAGGGACTTTGATACGAAGATCAGTACTGACCTCTGGTTTAAGGTCAACGGTGATGCTTGAGGAAGGTTGTCGGTGAGCTTGATCGGGGAATTGATGCTACCGTTTGGATGCGGTCCCAATGGCCTTCCTATTCCTCTATACTTCTAAGTAATAAATTTGTATCTATTTGTTATTTATAGGTTTGGTCTCGGTCGCGCCGGGGGGAGCGCTTTTAAAGAAGCAGGCTGGGCACGTTTCTTCCATCTAAATTTCAAATGGAGAGAACAATGAAATATTGTTTCATATCATATTTATTGGTCTCGTTGTTTTTCCCATTTTTCACACTGCTGACACCCAGTATTACAACTGCACAGCAATCTGAAAAAGATACTGTTATTTCTGGACGGGTAATGCAGTCTGAAAACAGTTCTCCTGTCCAGGGTGCACTCGTAAGCGCAACAGATGCTCAAGGTTATACGCGGGTTGTTGAGACAGAGGGAAATGGTAATTACAGTATGGATAGCTTGACTCCCCAGAAATATAGCGTGACGGCTTCCGCTGATGGATACATTGAAGTGGCGAAAGAAATTATTCTGTCGGCGGCAGAGCATAAAACAGACCTTGATTTTTCTCTGTCCAAATGGGGTAGCATTTCCGGGGCAGTCTTCAAAGAAGATGGAAAAACTCCTGTGGTTGATGTGCTTGTTTTTGCAACAAGTGATAATGGTAAAATGTCTACCGCAAGAACTGGAGGGAACGGGAGGTTTAGGATTGACCATGTGTTCAACGACACTTACTCGGTAACTGTTGTGCATGATCAATACGCATTCTCAGAAAAACAGGTTGCTATACAAAATGGACTGGATTTTACAGGGCTGAAGTTGACCGCCTTGCCGGGGAAAATTTATGGAACAGTAAAGGATAAGACGACAGGGAGGGCAATCCATCATGCCGAACTCACGGCAAGAAGAACAAATATAGAAATTGATCGGATAACACAGCCCATTCAGATAACAGTCTCTTCAGAAAAAGATGGCAGTTACGTAATTGAAGGCTTAGGGACCGGTAAATTTAACGTACAGGTTGTTGGCAAAGGATTTGGAACTGTTGTTGAGAATATTACCCTCCAAAAAGGACAGCTGCAAGTCAAGCGGGATTTCGAGTTATCTGCTGGAGGTGCTGTATCAGGACATATAACAGGCAGAAGTTCCAGAGAACCTTTT is drawn from Candidatus Electrothrix aestuarii and contains these coding sequences:
- a CDS encoding carboxypeptidase-like regulatory domain-containing protein, which produces MKYCFISYLLVSLFFPFFTLLTPSITTAQQSEKDTVISGRVMQSENSSPVQGALVSATDAQGYTRVVETEGNGNYSMDSLTPQKYSVTASADGYIEVAKEIILSAAEHKTDLDFSLSKWGSISGAVFKEDGKTPVVDVLVFATSDNGKMSTARTGGNGRFRIDHVFNDTYSVTVVHDQYAFSEKQVAIQNGLDFTGLKLTALPGKIYGTVKDKTTGRAIHHAELTARRTNIEIDRITQPIQITVSSEKDGSYVIEGLGTGKFNVQVVGKGFGTVVENITLQKGQLQVKRDFELSAGGAVSGHITGRSSREPFEVSMIDPNGNLLKPEQVAVHSDSTYIVKGLASGYYTIMYKQGDALSVRRDISVSAGKITEGIDLVIEKHAGSISGHVYSTPNNQPISGAIIIAGSDTSGNYSTSGNDGSYTINGLAPGLYDLTVTHHQEIKKDKVRIEKNKPAETIDFTMTAK
- a CDS encoding TusE/DsrC/DsvC family sulfur relay protein, translating into MATIEHNGTSYEVDEDGFLLDGSTTWDENWVDYVKGVEGINEMTDEHQKVIDSLQEYYKKNGIAPMVRILSKTTGFPLKRIYELFPSGPGKGACKMAGLPKPTGCV
- a CDS encoding DEAD/DEAH box helicase; its protein translation is MSVPNSTKEQLPPVQTLPLFEQFILQFISIVYEPVSTTFLGNCLAETDISIPEVHRLTSNELESTINGLRKQGYLNELNQCPPHLAEQLTRQAVTEGRFADLAALIEKNAPVSYLYGKWATRCQRALRQFRIGLYSEDFDKVDEAVTFLEQHGREHIGPEPPSVRVIARHFDAEWFGGLPGFQQFFLLNTIIKYAMDTASHFPAVIAYLEDEEGMTLSEDERVPFHRMLAGYYLLQGNFSKLETLLQDRADAFQGSGFAGTLAFLQGEVNKALELFEQDLVQLNKYAGPEGTFFFNITGLFCIFSLLIRNTEKDRILIRRSVALVLERCKGCSEEVPFRFLDAYVRSVDGTLPDMRVLTDQLKADERGISSLIAVLALYWMGVEIPEEFRTELLSLYQQAQENSFFWLAMESAELLSTLDSSQQDLAEATKKLRKKHSCTSIVHIVSTDTTSWKQSLQDLITVTSRSQKPEKTSRLVWLVHFDGENLQLSAKEQRRKGAGKWSKGRGIGLNRLMQPEDFDFLTEQDTKICAALRQVGDVNSRNGGCEFEMDEALPALIGHPYVFLEKSGSIPVEIVAGEPELMVEEKDEHLFIHFLQDIGEGKVAVWPETPTRFRIMEISDEHRRVAEIINRDEMQSEGIPISASAQMLDVIGNVASFMTVHSSINVGTAKQGVQVVEADSTIHLHIIPYGSGFRLEMFVQPFSRRGPYLKPGAGVANLMAEVNSRRMQTRRNLLLEEEKAREVEESCPILDLAVDLEQENDREWHMLDPEECLQALLELEEIRDRVVLEWPEGEKLAVRRRAGVNQLNLNIRTSQQNWFALSGHVKVDQDEVIDLKSLLDKIRESHSRFIPLGKGQFLALTQEFRDRLEDLIQFGDAKGTKDTGDDEIQVHPLAALALEDLTQQANTEADEGWREQLKRINYVQNFVPEVPSTLQAELRDYQAEGYIWMARLAHLGVGGCLADDMGLGKTLQSIAVILDRAENGPSLVIAPTSVCLNWEQEVARFAPTLTLKTLSGMDDRKAIVQNLGKRDILITSYTLLQQEVDLLETISWQTVVLDEAQSIKNAATKRSKASMRLRAKFRLITTGTPIENHLGELWNLFNFINRGLLGTYKQFNSRFGIPIEKHQDQAARRQLKKLIRPFMLRRIKSEVLDELPPRTEITLRVEMKKSEMQFYEAIRQQAIENIESNGQKSGRHLQILAEIMRLRRACCNPKLIDENSKISSSKLQVFAEVVEELLESRHKALVFSQFTGHLALIREHLDKEGISYQYLDGTTPAKERIKRVDAFQAGEGDLFLISLKAGGLGLNLTAADYVIHMDPWWNPAVEDQAADRAHRIGQKRPVTVYRLVTTDTIEEKIVQLHHEKRNLANSLLEGTDAGARISADELLELIRGS
- a CDS encoding SurA N-terminal domain-containing protein, translating into MLNILRKQAQSPLIQILVLVIVIVFIFWGFGGNQNNRQTAVATVNKVDIPHQDYAQAYNRATDNFRQQFGGKIPPALLEQLGLQHQVLNQLIQSELMRQGGEEIGIRVSDLMVQEQIKDMEVFQEDGHFNQQRYKDLLARNRMTPAVFEESIKSDLRSQRITNDLADFALIPDNEVDRWLAYNEEEVKLAYVQLKAADFKDKVEIQDEELATWFASKKENYRSEPKIRLKYLSFKTSDDMEQVKPSEEEIQALYKERKESYKQPEQRHARHILFKTNEGDSEAVRTEKKKQAEEVLQLAHEEGSDFSELAKEYSEGPTKEKGGDLGFFSNGRMVPPFDQAVFSLQPGEISEIVETQFGYHIIKLEEIRPASVRTYEQVRDNLAVTLKKQDAKKLTFQRVTKAYEGIMRSGSLEKYSTEGEENIQTSDYFSRNKLPEDMINDPKFLDVAFSLKQGELSSIVEINGGYAILFVDDIKQPEIPELDAVREKVVADYTDEKSKELTEQAANDLLAASKELGGLQQAVQELEETKPEVKVSDFIQRSASGEDLPPNQLIQESFKMPWKQNLVQEPVQVGASYYLFEIAERRAGAEKEDVSKRDEAREKLLASARRELVASWVAGLQSRSTITTNEALLK
- a CDS encoding DUF4469 domain-containing protein; its protein translation is MPIQYKIIQNYLTNPPSSTARPIARKTLDYDALAKQIHLHNPTIPIDTAKAVLEAFREEVIRQLADGNTINLSGFVSFVTTLPARLDLPTDDLPPDCVDVKARPSVVLKQDVAQQAKYERLPYSKKSPDIGGAYDTNTKLQNWIRADYGFCLDGSNIGFDEADPTQGVFLTDADGHIVQQEKISLNNPSKIIITPDFGAVQATPPNVEKTIAVRSRYSKNGQLRTGEYANHLRSTNVVTAAQPKLFVVGDDTDGPLKVSSYTGEQVMCRFEAIYRADDQITLAVGPLKGSLGPEVIVPAAGGDMVLTGLDADVTVSFMDSGSYDLFVASLLSYGRYMLEVCDLSMVGGE